The genome window CAAAGCCCGCAGGTTCTCCATGGCCGCGGAGGTATCACCACCTGCCAACTGAGCCTGTGCCAGCTGCAATCTCCAGACATTTGCTTCGGGCCGAAGTTTGGTAGCTTCGGCCAGATCGGCAGCAGCCTCCCCAGGTTTCCCCTGGGCCATGTGGATCTGTCCGCTCATGGCAAGAACCTGGGCGTCTTGAGGGGCGAATTGGAGCGCTTCATCCACCATTTCCCTGGCTTGGGGAAGATTCTTTTCAGACATGTGGTGTGCTGCCATGCTCAGCCTCGCCTCCCGAAAATTGGGGTCAATTTCAACACTCCTGGCCCACAGCGCCAGGGCATCCTCCTTCTCATCGGTTTCATAGAGAAGCAGCCCCAGCCGATGAAGAACGGGGGCGCTGGGATCCGAAGCTGAAACTTCCCTGTATAGTCTGATGGCGTCAGATTTCCTTCCAAGACCTTCGTACATGCGCGCCAGCATGACCTTGAGATCGTTTCTGTCAGGGTTGGCGGCTGCCAGGCTTTCAAGGTTCCCCGCAGCCTCTTTCATCTGCCCCTGGCTTTGGAGCATACCGATGCGGGCCAGGCTCACAGATATAGAACCCGGGTCAAGCTCCTCAGCTTTTCTCAGAGCCCCTTCGGCCGCAACCTGGTCCCGGTTCATGAGGTAAACCTGGGCCAGGTTGAGCCAGGTCTTTGCATCCTCGGGGTAAAGGTCGATGACTCGACGCGCAGTCTTTTCTGATTTATCAGCCTTGCCGAGCTGAGCCTGAGTCACCGACAACATTATGAGAAATTCCTGGTCTTCCGGGAATTTTATCGTCCATTCCTGAAGGATTGGCTCCACCGTCGGGTAGGCCCTTCCAGCAAGGAGCAGGCGAGAAAACTCCAGGGCGATCTCTCTGTCGTCAGGGGCCAGTTCGTTGGCGTTGGCAAAGGCCCCCGCCGCCCCCTGAAAATCCTTCATCCCCACGAGGGCTTTGCCCAGGAGAAAGTAGGCCTGGCTCGATCCAGGATCGAGCTTGAGGGCATTAAGCAGCTCGATTCGGGCCACGGTGTTCTCCCCGGCCTCGATCTTCACCTGAGCCGCTGCCAGGTGTTTCTGGACCTTGGCCTCGGTACTCTGACAGGCGGTGACGGTCAGGAAAATAGCCACAAACAGAAACAGTGCA of bacterium contains these proteins:
- a CDS encoding tetratricopeptide repeat protein, whose protein sequence is MHSGRLMQNALFLFVAIFLTVTACQSTEAKVQKHLAAAQVKIEAGENTVARIELLNALKLDPGSSQAYFLLGKALVGMKDFQGAAGAFANANELAPDDREIALEFSRLLLAGRAYPTVEPILQEWTIKFPEDQEFLIMLSVTQAQLGKADKSEKTARRVIDLYPEDAKTWLNLAQVYLMNRDQVAAEGALRKAEELDPGSISVSLARIGMLQSQGQMKEAAGNLESLAAANPDRNDLKVMLARMYEGLGRKSDAIRLYREVSASDPSAPVLHRLGLLLYETDEKEDALALWARSVEIDPNFREARLSMAAHHMSEKNLPQAREMVDEALQFAPQDAQVLAMSGQIHMAQGKPGEAAADLAEATKLRPEANVWRLQLAQAQLAGGDTSAAMENLRALLEKDPGHVQANLLLAKIEANAGNLAESSRYAKAASADEAVGREAMWILGDNALKGGDVLAARALYERNMNRHGAHPGTRFRLARSKDLLKEYESAEKDYRTLLDERPKDILLLTHLVSLLGRTGREEEALEVAREKAETGVPHQLLLGRVLEGTENAGEARDVYLALTRSHPDLMAPYQRIIALYARDSDLKGAESWLTTSVNGSDTPQPGLLVLLGMVQDVLGKKEEAVETYREVLRLKPDFVPAMNNLAWNLAESGALSEALEIAAKARKQAPENPSLADTYGWILHKSGDSAGALPVLRQALEGVPDNEDVRLHLVEVLKAVGRDDEAQRLMRRAGEPK